A stretch of Alkalicella caledoniensis DNA encodes these proteins:
- the lysA gene encoding diaminopimelate decarboxylase, protein MTNPSNFHFAGCDTVELAKQFGTPLYVVSEDIINVKCQQIRELFLNKYPNTKVAYASKAFLTLAMCKIIDREGLGLDVVSGGELYTAINADFPMEKVMFHGNNKSYEELVLAVDNNVGRIIVDNFFELDMLASIAKDRDKIVSILFRVAPGIGGKTHEYISTGQTDSKFGICLEGNMVQMAVKQAVASPNIDLKGFHFHVGSQLFDIHGYLSSIQVVLRIMRELKSTLGFVAEELNIGGGFGINYTDGDEETKPLSFFVDPIMANIKTGCEIVGIDMPTIIIEPGRWVVGEAGITLYTVGAIKEIPEVRTYASIDGGFPDNPRPALYKSKYHGILANKADKVADKTVTIAGKCCETGDILIWDLQVPQIESGDTLAVLKTGAYNYSMASNYNRLPRPAVVLLSGGKPQVIVERECYQDLIAREIIPSSLR, encoded by the coding sequence ATGACTAACCCATCTAATTTTCACTTTGCAGGTTGTGATACTGTAGAACTAGCTAAACAGTTTGGTACGCCTTTATATGTTGTATCTGAAGACATCATAAATGTTAAGTGCCAGCAGATACGTGAACTTTTTTTAAATAAATACCCTAACACCAAAGTTGCATATGCCAGTAAAGCATTTTTAACCCTAGCTATGTGTAAAATTATAGATCGAGAAGGCTTAGGTCTTGATGTGGTTTCAGGTGGTGAATTATACACAGCCATTAATGCTGATTTTCCCATGGAAAAAGTTATGTTTCATGGAAACAATAAGTCATATGAAGAACTGGTACTAGCCGTAGATAACAATGTTGGCAGGATCATTGTGGATAATTTTTTTGAGTTAGATATGCTAGCTTCAATTGCCAAAGATAGAGATAAAATAGTTAGTATTTTATTTAGAGTAGCTCCTGGAATTGGCGGAAAAACCCATGAATACATCAGTACTGGTCAAACGGATTCTAAATTTGGCATCTGTCTTGAGGGAAACATGGTTCAAATGGCTGTAAAGCAGGCAGTTGCCTCACCAAACATTGATTTAAAAGGATTCCACTTCCATGTAGGCTCGCAGCTTTTTGATATTCATGGCTACCTGTCATCAATCCAAGTAGTGTTAAGAATAATGAGAGAGCTAAAAAGCACTTTGGGTTTTGTGGCAGAAGAGTTAAATATAGGTGGAGGTTTTGGTATCAACTACACAGATGGTGATGAAGAAACTAAACCACTATCCTTTTTCGTAGATCCTATTATGGCAAACATTAAGACTGGTTGCGAAATAGTAGGTATAGATATGCCAACTATCATAATAGAGCCTGGTAGATGGGTTGTGGGTGAAGCTGGAATCACTTTATATACAGTTGGAGCCATAAAAGAAATCCCTGAAGTTAGGACATATGCAAGTATCGACGGGGGGTTCCCCGATAACCCAAGACCTGCTTTATATAAGTCAAAGTACCATGGCATATTAGCCAACAAAGCTGATAAAGTGGCTGATAAAACTGTCACCATTGCAGGAAAATGTTGTGAAACAGGAGACATCTTAATATGGGATCTTCAAGTCCCACAAATAGAATCTGGTGATACATTGGCTGTTCTTAAAACAGGGGCTTACAATTATTCCATGGCTAGTAATTATAACCGTTTGCCTAGACCAGCTGTTGTGCTACTAAGCGGCGGAAAACCACAAGTGATTGTTGAAAGAGAATGTTATCAAGATCTCATAGCTAGAGAGATTATACCCAGTAGCTTAAGATAG
- a CDS encoding nucleoside recognition domain-containing protein, whose protein sequence is MINYVWFGLIAIGVIVGALTGNIEAVTDAAISNARTGVDLSLGLIGTMALWLGIMKIAEDSGLIKSLAKALRFIMVPLFPDVPADHPAMGAMIMNMSANMLGLGNAATPLGLKAMTELQKLNPNKDTATNAMATFLAINTSSVTLIPASVIAIRVAANSANATEIIGPTIVATLASTIAAIIAVKLLQRLPMFQIKPESVVEVTSDQASLNE, encoded by the coding sequence ATGATAAATTATGTTTGGTTTGGACTTATAGCCATTGGAGTTATAGTTGGAGCATTAACTGGGAATATTGAAGCAGTGACAGACGCTGCTATTAGTAACGCAAGAACAGGTGTTGATTTATCTTTAGGACTTATAGGTACTATGGCTTTATGGTTAGGAATTATGAAAATCGCAGAGGACTCTGGTCTTATAAAGTCCTTAGCTAAAGCCCTTCGTTTTATAATGGTACCCCTCTTTCCTGATGTCCCAGCAGATCATCCAGCAATGGGAGCTATGATTATGAATATGTCTGCAAACATGCTAGGTCTTGGAAATGCAGCTACCCCCCTTGGACTTAAAGCAATGACTGAACTTCAAAAGCTTAATCCTAACAAAGATACTGCTACAAACGCCATGGCTACTTTTTTGGCCATTAACACATCGTCAGTAACACTTATTCCTGCATCAGTTATCGCTATTAGGGTAGCAGCAAATTCTGCAAATGCTACAGAAATCATAGGGCCAACAATTGTTGCTACATTGGCTTCAACTATTGCTGCAATTATTGCAGTTAAGCTTCTTCAAAGGTTGCCTATGTTTCAGATTAAACCTGAAAGTGTAGTAGAAGTTACGTCAGATCAGGCGAGCTTAAACGAATAG
- a CDS encoding spore maturation protein, which produces MFTEIIQKISLYAIPFIILVIPAYGFVRKVKVYESFTDGAKDGFNTAVRIIPFLVAMLVAIGVFRASGAMDIVTNALSPITNLINMPAEVLPLAIMRPLSGGGAQGVMSELVTNHGADSIIGRTASIMQGSTETTFYVLAVYFGAVSIKKTRHALPAGLIADFVGIITAVLVANLMFR; this is translated from the coding sequence ATGTTTACAGAAATAATTCAAAAAATATCTTTATACGCAATCCCATTTATAATTCTTGTAATCCCAGCTTATGGTTTTGTAAGAAAAGTTAAAGTATATGAGTCATTTACAGATGGTGCAAAGGATGGTTTTAACACAGCAGTTAGAATTATTCCCTTTTTAGTAGCTATGCTAGTTGCAATTGGTGTTTTTAGAGCTTCAGGAGCAATGGACATTGTTACAAATGCTTTAAGCCCTATTACTAACTTAATCAATATGCCAGCGGAAGTACTTCCTTTGGCTATAATGAGACCTTTATCAGGTGGTGGTGCCCAAGGTGTAATGAGTGAATTAGTAACAAACCACGGTGCAGATTCTATAATTGGCCGTACAGCTTCTATTATGCAAGGCTCGACTGAAACAACTTTTTATGTTTTAGCAGTATACTTTGGAGCTGTTTCAATCAAGAAAACTAGACATGCTCTACCAGCAGGACTTATAGCTGACTTTGTAGGTATTATTACAGCAGTATTAGTAGCGAACTTAATGTTCAGATAG
- a CDS encoding S66 peptidase family protein, giving the protein MIKPKKLEYGNTIGVVATSSPADREKVLRAKGELERLSFKVKLMPSCFEVHGYLSGSDQLRADDLNSLFADKDVDGIICLRGGYGSTKILGKVDFDLIKANPKVFVGYSDITALHISMNQFSNLVTFHGPMLAADMPTGLDEFSKTELLRAITDPSPMGPINNPVGIKIHTLVGGKATGIIAGGNLALIAATMGTPYEIDTKDKLLFLEEIGEEPYRVDRMLTQLALAGKFDDAAGIILGDWNNCEASKHKVSLTLMEVFREIIVPFNKPTIFDLKAGHCNPKVTLPFGVKATLYADAGQLTIEEGATL; this is encoded by the coding sequence ATGATAAAACCTAAAAAACTAGAATATGGAAACACAATAGGAGTAGTAGCAACATCTAGCCCAGCTGATCGAGAAAAGGTACTTCGAGCTAAGGGTGAATTAGAAAGACTGAGTTTTAAAGTAAAACTCATGCCCAGTTGCTTTGAAGTTCATGGTTACTTATCAGGTAGTGACCAACTAAGAGCTGACGATTTAAACTCACTTTTTGCAGATAAAGATGTGGATGGAATTATTTGTTTACGGGGTGGCTATGGTTCAACAAAAATTCTAGGCAAGGTGGATTTTGATTTAATAAAAGCTAATCCTAAAGTTTTTGTGGGATATAGTGATATAACTGCACTACATATATCTATGAATCAGTTTTCTAACCTTGTTACATTCCATGGCCCTATGCTAGCTGCAGATATGCCCACGGGATTAGACGAATTTTCTAAGACAGAGTTACTAAGGGCAATTACAGATCCAAGCCCCATGGGACCTATAAATAATCCTGTGGGGATAAAGATTCATACCCTAGTGGGAGGAAAAGCAACTGGTATCATCGCAGGTGGTAATTTAGCATTGATCGCAGCCACCATGGGTACACCTTATGAAATTGATACAAAGGACAAATTGCTATTTTTGGAAGAGATAGGGGAAGAGCCTTACCGCGTGGATCGAATGCTTACACAGCTAGCTTTGGCGGGTAAGTTTGATGATGCAGCTGGCATAATACTTGGAGATTGGAATAACTGCGAAGCCAGCAAACATAAAGTTAGTCTAACACTTATGGAAGTTTTTCGCGAAATAATTGTACCCTTTAATAAGCCAACAATCTTTGACCTAAAAGCGGGTCACTGCAACCCGAAAGTTACTTTGCCATTTGGTGTTAAAGCTACTTTATATGCCGATGCCGGACAGTTAACTATTGAGGAGGGTGCTACATTATAA
- a CDS encoding M20 metallopeptidase family protein: protein MKSNELWGKVNDLKDWLIGLRRDFHRYPEFGMEEFRTMGKITHYLDQMGIEYEKGIATTGVVGIIRGSKPGKTVALRADMDALPLEELSDVPYKSKSPGKMHACGHDAHMTVLLGAAKILTEMRDQLSGNVKLLFQPAEETVGGAKPMIEAGVMENPKVDGVFGLHVSSEIPVGEIKVRYGQMNASSDTIKIVLHGKSSHGAYPHGGIDAIMMSSHVLSALQTVVSRNVDPRNSAVITLGTINGGTQGNIIADKVELVGTVRTLDPVTRDFVLNRIERIITDVSSSLGGSGKLIRSEGYAALINHVSMVDIAKTSGEELLGPENVSLLTKPSLGVEDFSYFAQAAPAAFFNLGCRNESKGIVHEAHYGLFDIDEDCLVIGTALQVKNVLSFLETNS from the coding sequence ATGAAAAGTAATGAGTTATGGGGGAAAGTTAATGATTTAAAGGATTGGTTAATAGGTCTACGTAGAGACTTTCATCGATATCCCGAATTTGGTATGGAAGAATTTCGTACCATGGGAAAAATCACACATTATCTTGATCAAATGGGTATTGAATATGAAAAGGGTATTGCAACAACAGGGGTCGTAGGAATTATAAGGGGCTCTAAGCCTGGCAAAACCGTTGCTTTAAGGGCTGATATGGATGCTCTTCCCCTTGAAGAACTAAGTGACGTACCCTATAAGTCTAAGTCACCTGGTAAAATGCATGCCTGTGGCCATGATGCACATATGACGGTCTTACTGGGAGCAGCAAAAATACTTACTGAGATGAGAGATCAGCTTTCTGGCAATGTAAAGTTGCTCTTTCAGCCTGCTGAAGAAACAGTTGGTGGAGCAAAACCTATGATAGAAGCAGGTGTTATGGAAAATCCAAAGGTAGATGGTGTATTTGGACTGCATGTATCCTCAGAAATCCCAGTTGGTGAAATAAAGGTGCGGTATGGTCAAATGAACGCATCCTCTGACACTATAAAAATTGTGCTACATGGGAAAAGTAGCCATGGAGCTTATCCCCATGGTGGTATAGATGCTATTATGATGTCATCCCATGTTTTATCGGCTCTGCAGACAGTTGTCAGTAGAAATGTTGATCCCAGAAATTCTGCAGTAATAACCCTAGGTACCATAAATGGTGGAACTCAAGGGAATATTATAGCTGACAAAGTAGAATTAGTAGGAACCGTAAGGACCTTAGACCCAGTTACACGGGATTTTGTATTGAACAGAATCGAGAGGATAATTACTGATGTCTCCAGCTCTTTAGGTGGTAGTGGTAAATTAATTCGCAGTGAGGGTTATGCAGCATTAATCAATCATGTTAGTATGGTTGATATCGCTAAAACAAGCGGAGAAGAACTTTTAGGTCCTGAAAACGTAAGTCTACTAACAAAGCCTAGCTTAGGCGTAGAGGATTTTTCTTACTTTGCCCAAGCAGCCCCTGCAGCTTTCTTTAACCTAGGTTGTAGAAATGAAAGTAAGGGTATTGTTCATGAGGCACACTATGGCTTATTTGATATCGATGAAGATTGCTTAGTAATAGGTACAGCCCTTCAGGTTAAGAATGTCTTAAGTTTTTTAGAGACAAATTCTTAG
- a CDS encoding 50S ribosomal protein L25, which translates to MGQVTLNAEVRKTRGKLRDPRFIQGVVYGHNVESTAVKFEEKDIRQAISTSGPNAKVWISQGNEGKKFGFIKEIQRHITKDQIIHVDVQLVGKDQEINIQIPIIFKGHEQLGSKGLRLQINKSEVDALGKMLDMPDVLEIDVSDKELNDTITINHFNLPDDIKINDATDEPYASIVHLERITDDDLESENIDEMPEPAVIGEE; encoded by the coding sequence ATGGGGCAAGTAACATTAAATGCTGAAGTTAGAAAAACTAGGGGTAAATTAAGGGATCCCAGGTTTATTCAAGGTGTTGTTTATGGTCATAATGTTGAAAGTACTGCTGTGAAATTTGAGGAAAAGGATATTCGTCAAGCTATTTCAACTAGTGGACCAAATGCAAAGGTATGGATTAGTCAAGGTAATGAAGGAAAGAAATTCGGCTTCATAAAAGAAATCCAACGACACATAACAAAAGACCAAATCATACATGTTGATGTTCAGTTAGTTGGAAAAGATCAAGAAATAAACATCCAGATCCCTATTATTTTTAAAGGACATGAACAATTAGGTTCTAAGGGGCTAAGACTTCAGATAAACAAGTCAGAAGTTGACGCATTGGGCAAAATGCTTGATATGCCAGATGTACTTGAAATAGATGTGTCGGACAAGGAGTTAAACGATACTATAACCATAAATCACTTTAATCTACCTGATGATATTAAAATAAATGACGCTACCGATGAGCCATATGCTTCCATCGTTCATCTTGAAAGAATAACAGACGATGATTTAGAGTCTGAAAACATTGATGAAATGCCCGAACCTGCAGTTATCGGTGAAGAGTAA
- the manA gene encoding mannose-6-phosphate isomerase, class I — translation MIKEIIFLEKIFHEKLWGGSKLSDYFGYQLQSHKTGECWAVSAHPNGDCPILNNKYKGKTLSWLWENEKVIFGDLPGKRFPLLTKLIDAKDDLSVQVHPDDNYAYKYEDGNLGKTECWYIVDCELGAELVLGHYAKDKEEMQEMIEKGLWDKLLRKVPIKPGDFFYIPAGTIHAIGKGTMILETQQSSDLTYRVYDYNRLEDGKLRKLHISKTLDVANAPHEDYPLNKVVSHLEQGVLESLVQEQYFSVYRIKTSGKQKICNTGKFKIVSVLSGSGYLDVNKIEKGDHFIIPHEYGDYVIEGDLELIISHV, via the coding sequence TTGATTAAAGAAATTATATTTTTAGAAAAGATATTCCATGAGAAACTTTGGGGAGGGAGCAAATTAAGTGATTACTTTGGCTACCAGCTTCAGAGCCATAAAACTGGGGAATGTTGGGCGGTTAGTGCCCACCCCAATGGAGATTGTCCCATATTAAATAATAAATATAAAGGGAAGACCCTAAGTTGGCTTTGGGAAAATGAAAAAGTCATTTTCGGGGATCTTCCAGGAAAGAGGTTCCCTCTTTTAACTAAGCTTATCGATGCCAAGGATGACTTAAGTGTACAAGTACATCCTGATGATAATTATGCCTATAAGTATGAAGATGGTAATCTTGGTAAAACAGAATGCTGGTATATAGTAGACTGTGAACTGGGAGCAGAACTAGTGCTAGGTCATTACGCTAAGGACAAAGAAGAAATGCAGGAAATGATTGAAAAGGGGCTTTGGGATAAACTTCTTAGAAAAGTGCCCATTAAGCCAGGGGATTTTTTTTATATACCTGCAGGTACAATCCATGCCATTGGAAAAGGTACTATGATTCTAGAGACTCAACAATCCAGTGATTTAACATACAGGGTGTATGACTATAATCGTTTAGAAGATGGGAAGTTAAGGAAGCTGCATATTAGCAAAACATTAGATGTTGCAAATGCCCCCCATGAGGACTATCCTTTAAATAAAGTGGTTTCTCATTTAGAACAAGGCGTATTAGAGTCTCTGGTACAAGAACAGTACTTTTCTGTCTATAGGATAAAAACTAGCGGTAAACAAAAGATATGTAACACTGGGAAATTTAAAATCGTAAGTGTTTTAAGTGGCAGTGGTTATCTTGATGTAAATAAGATTGAAAAAGGTGACCATTTTATAATCCCCCATGAATATGGTGACTATGTTATTGAAGGAGATCTAGAACTTATAATCTCCCATGTGTAA
- a CDS encoding Gfo/Idh/MocA family protein — MIRFGIIGTNWITEEFLRCANLHGDFKLEAVYSRTDEKAREFALKHKATHVFTDLEEMAKSDVIDAVYIATPNSFHAEQSILFLNNKKHVLCEKPIASNTTELKKMISSATQNNVLLMEAMKSTCLPNFKAIQENLDKAGKVRRYFSSYCQYSSRYDLYKAGKNPNAFNPKFSNGSLMDIGVYCIYPLVALFGVPESITASATILESGVDGAGSITMHYEDMDAIIIHGKITNSYVSSEIQGEAGSIVIDKISRPGSVMVHYKDGSTENIAKDKSEDAMFYEVDEFIRTIKSGKIESGVNTHELALQVMGVLDEVRRLSGIIFPADSK, encoded by the coding sequence ATGATTAGATTTGGGATTATTGGAACCAACTGGATTACTGAAGAGTTTTTACGTTGCGCAAATTTACATGGGGATTTTAAATTAGAAGCTGTATATTCAAGGACAGATGAAAAAGCTAGGGAATTTGCACTTAAACATAAAGCTACCCATGTGTTTACTGATTTGGAGGAGATGGCTAAAAGTGATGTAATAGATGCTGTATATATAGCTACTCCAAATTCTTTTCATGCTGAGCAGTCGATACTATTTCTAAATAACAAGAAACATGTACTATGTGAGAAGCCCATAGCATCAAATACAACTGAATTGAAAAAAATGATCAGTAGTGCCACTCAAAATAATGTGTTACTTATGGAAGCTATGAAGTCTACTTGCTTGCCTAATTTTAAGGCCATACAGGAGAATTTAGACAAGGCAGGTAAGGTGAGAAGGTATTTCAGTAGCTACTGCCAATACTCATCAAGATATGATTTATATAAAGCAGGTAAAAATCCCAATGCCTTTAATCCTAAGTTTTCTAATGGTTCACTAATGGATATAGGGGTGTATTGTATTTACCCACTTGTGGCATTGTTTGGGGTTCCAGAATCTATAACTGCCAGTGCAACTATCCTTGAGTCTGGTGTGGATGGTGCTGGTAGCATAACAATGCATTACGAGGATATGGATGCAATTATAATTCACGGGAAAATTACTAACTCATATGTTTCTAGCGAAATTCAAGGAGAAGCAGGGAGTATAGTTATTGATAAGATTTCTAGGCCAGGTAGTGTGATGGTGCATTATAAAGACGGTAGTACAGAAAATATTGCTAAAGATAAGAGTGAAGATGCCATGTTCTATGAAGTTGATGAATTTATTAGAACCATAAAAAGTGGCAAAATAGAATCTGGGGTTAATACACACGAATTAGCCTTGCAAGTTATGGGAGTATTAGATGAAGTAAGAAGACTGTCAGGAATTATTTTCCCTGCAGATAGCAAATAG
- a CDS encoding hemolysin family protein yields the protein MNEIPIAHLFLFTILILLSAYFSVTETSFSSVNKIRLKNSGEKGNKGAKKALGIAENFDEALSTILVGNNLANIAAATLSAQISTDIWGPKLGVIISTVGVTILVLVIGDILPKSLAKENAEFCSIKTAGSLALLMRICKPVTWIFIKIRVIASKLIRSKPNNESLTEEEIKVMVEISEQEGVIKKQDKELVHRSLELNDLVAGDIIIPRKDIIAADVNTNFDEITDIFFRENHPRIPVYEDNIDNIIGILSARVFYANLIKKEHHSIRPLLREPFYLPESEKVSEMLPKLQRHKKHMAIVTDEYGQTAGIITLDDILEKIVGKIWDDENGVSLQERTPNQFVKADYPLVSFVKDYDLIKPSTKYHTLGGWLTEMFGKVPKVGEEFNYQNIKLKIVKVDKKGIISIEILKKTGQNNSKS from the coding sequence TTGAATGAAATACCAATAGCTCATTTATTCTTATTTACTATCTTGATACTTTTATCTGCCTATTTTTCTGTTACGGAAACTTCTTTTTCCAGTGTGAATAAAATAAGGTTAAAAAATTCTGGAGAAAAAGGGAACAAAGGGGCTAAAAAAGCTTTGGGTATAGCTGAAAATTTTGACGAGGCTTTATCCACTATATTAGTGGGAAATAACCTTGCGAATATAGCAGCAGCGACCCTATCAGCCCAAATATCCACAGATATTTGGGGCCCAAAGCTAGGAGTAATAATATCAACAGTTGGGGTAACCATACTAGTACTAGTAATTGGGGATATCCTACCCAAATCCCTAGCAAAGGAAAATGCCGAATTTTGTTCAATTAAAACAGCAGGATCCTTAGCTTTGCTCATGAGAATATGTAAGCCAGTCACATGGATATTTATTAAAATTCGTGTGATAGCATCTAAACTTATTAGAAGTAAACCAAATAACGAGTCTTTGACAGAGGAAGAAATCAAGGTAATGGTTGAAATAAGTGAACAAGAGGGTGTTATAAAAAAACAAGACAAAGAGCTTGTTCATAGGTCATTAGAGCTAAATGACCTAGTAGCAGGGGATATAATAATACCTCGCAAAGACATTATTGCAGCTGATGTGAATACTAATTTTGATGAGATAACAGACATTTTTTTTAGAGAAAATCATCCCCGTATACCAGTTTATGAGGATAATATTGATAACATTATAGGAATTTTATCTGCTAGGGTATTTTATGCAAATTTAATAAAGAAAGAGCACCATAGCATACGCCCATTGCTTAGGGAACCATTTTATCTGCCAGAATCAGAGAAAGTATCAGAGATGCTCCCAAAACTCCAACGACATAAAAAGCATATGGCCATTGTGACAGATGAATATGGGCAAACAGCTGGAATTATCACATTAGATGATATACTTGAAAAAATAGTTGGGAAAATATGGGATGATGAAAATGGAGTTTCTCTACAAGAAAGGACACCAAATCAATTTGTCAAAGCTGATTATCCACTAGTGAGTTTTGTAAAAGATTATGACTTAATAAAACCTAGTACGAAATATCATACTCTAGGTGGTTGGCTAACAGAGATGTTTGGTAAAGTACCAAAAGTGGGTGAAGAATTTAACTATCAGAATATAAAGCTCAAGATTGTTAAAGTAGATAAAAAGGGGATAATAAGCATAGAAATATTAAAAAAAACAGGTCAGAATAACTCTAAAAGTTGA
- a CDS encoding LTA synthase family protein, with protein sequence MSKFTKHLYLFFYFNISLVFMELILRSTTSGDVFSMGFIISCLFSIPVSLVFFQLCNFFKDKFILFFSTLLLAISGFIYSTQLIYFNIFRTYYNIYSAGNAGQAVVFWRDALDVSLSNIHWIFLLLLPALLAIFVSKKYKIFVKVKGYTLGLLSFYLVFYIILFQLGGIGVVYLSGHGTNSAYDLYFKNSNPLVSVQKLGLITSMRIDFQRTVTGWSPVLDVYMPEPEPISPDGDETEIGYNVLDIDFDKLILGEEEDTIRKMHEYFKHVQPSAKNDYTGKFEGYNLILLTAESFAPYAVHKEITPTLYKMVHQGYNFTNFYVPLWDVSTTDGEYVALTGLIPKSGVWSFYHSRNNNLPFVMGKQFRDLGYKTVAYHNHTYNYYRRDLSHPNMGYEYKGIGNGLDVKKVWPASDLEMMEKTVSEYINNEPFHAYYMTVSGHLQYNFYGNSMANKNRHFVNDLPYSTQAQAYLATQIELDRALEYLLAKLDEAGIADKTLIALSSDHYPYGLDDEVIDELSGYEIEKHFDLYKSTFIVYTKGMEPKTISTPSSSLDIVPTLSNLLGLEYDSRLLMGRDIFSDSDPLVIFRDHSFITDKGRYNAITGEFIPNTGMNVNKDYIDKISRIVNNKFYFSTQILDHDYYGKVLEGF encoded by the coding sequence ATGTCAAAGTTTACAAAACACCTTTATCTATTTTTTTACTTTAATATTTCTTTAGTCTTCATGGAATTAATTCTAAGGTCTACCACTTCAGGAGATGTCTTTTCCATGGGCTTTATTATTTCATGTTTATTTTCAATTCCTGTATCCCTTGTATTCTTTCAGCTATGTAATTTTTTTAAAGATAAGTTTATATTATTTTTTTCTACCCTACTGCTAGCTATATCAGGTTTTATATATTCCACTCAACTAATTTATTTCAACATTTTCAGGACTTACTACAATATATATTCTGCGGGAAATGCAGGTCAAGCTGTGGTTTTTTGGAGGGATGCCTTAGATGTATCTCTGAGTAACATCCATTGGATTTTTTTATTATTACTCCCTGCATTATTAGCAATCTTTGTATCTAAGAAATACAAAATTTTTGTTAAGGTTAAAGGTTATACACTAGGGCTACTTTCATTTTACCTGGTATTTTATATTATCCTTTTCCAGCTAGGGGGGATTGGTGTAGTTTATTTAAGTGGGCATGGAACTAACTCAGCCTATGACTTGTATTTTAAAAACAGTAACCCTTTGGTCTCTGTACAAAAGTTGGGCTTAATTACTAGCATGCGCATAGATTTTCAAAGAACAGTTACAGGGTGGTCTCCAGTATTAGACGTATATATGCCAGAACCAGAACCCATTAGCCCTGATGGCGACGAAACAGAAATCGGTTATAATGTACTGGATATTGATTTTGATAAGCTTATCTTAGGGGAAGAAGAAGACACCATTAGAAAAATGCATGAGTATTTTAAGCATGTACAACCTTCTGCTAAAAATGACTACACAGGTAAATTTGAAGGCTACAATCTAATACTTTTAACTGCCGAATCTTTTGCCCCTTATGCTGTTCACAAAGAAATTACTCCTACCCTTTATAAGATGGTGCATCAGGGCTATAATTTTACAAATTTTTATGTTCCCTTATGGGATGTTAGTACAACTGACGGGGAGTATGTTGCATTGACTGGGCTTATTCCCAAAAGTGGCGTTTGGAGTTTTTATCATTCTAGGAATAATAACCTCCCTTTTGTAATGGGTAAACAGTTTAGAGATTTAGGTTATAAAACTGTGGCTTACCACAACCACACTTACAATTATTATCGAAGGGACCTATCCCACCCCAACATGGGTTACGAATATAAAGGAATTGGTAATGGTCTAGATGTTAAAAAGGTATGGCCTGCTTCAGACTTAGAAATGATGGAAAAAACAGTATCTGAATACATTAACAATGAACCATTCCACGCTTACTATATGACTGTCAGTGGTCACCTTCAATATAATTTCTACGGAAACTCCATGGCCAATAAAAATAGGCACTTTGTCAATGACCTACCATATTCCACACAGGCACAGGCATACCTAGCTACACAAATTGAGTTAGATAGAGCTTTGGAGTATTTGCTAGCTAAGCTTGACGAAGCTGGCATAGCAGATAAAACACTAATTGCCCTAAGCTCTGACCACTATCCTTATGGATTAGATGATGAGGTAATTGATGAACTCTCTGGTTATGAGATTGAAAAACATTTTGACTTGTACAAAAGTACATTTATAGTTTATACAAAGGGGATGGAACCTAAAACCATAAGCACACCCTCATCAAGCTTAGATATAGTGCCCACACTGTCTAACCTATTAGGGTTAGAGTATGACTCAAGACTTTTAATGGGAAGGGATATCTTTTCAGATTCAGATCCCTTAGTTATCTTCCGAGATCATAGCTTCATCACTGATAAAGGAAGATATAATGCAATAACGGGAGAATTTATTCCAAATACCGGTATGAATGTTAACAAGGATTATATAGATAAAATATCTAGAATAGTGAATAACAAATTTTATTTCTCAACGCAAATCCTTGATCACGATTATTATGGTAAAGTACTAGAGGGATTTTAG